CTCTTGCTCAGGTCGTGGACGGTACGATCATGTCCACCGTCCTGCCCACAAAGGTGGAGGTTGGTCTGATCAGTCATGTGTTTTACCATGTTTCCGATTACAAATGGGGTGCCTATACGATTCATGCTGCCAATCAACTCACCGAGAACGGGATACTGATTGTCTCCCTCAAAACCGTGGATTCTGGGTGTAATCAGATGCTCGAGGATTTTGGGGCGCCTTGCTATGACCTCTATGGGGGCTTAGCCAGAGTGATTCGTCTTCACCCAGAATTCACTTTTTCTTTTCTGCGCGCCCCGGCCTCCATCACGACCACCTCGTTTGCAGATACGCTCAAGATTGCCCGCTTCATGTTGTGTGACCGGGACGCTGACGCCTTCTCGCGCCCTCCGACGGAGGAGGAGTTTCAGGCATACGTCCGCAAACACTTCTGGGACGAGAGGAAAGGGAGAGGGGGTTGGGAGTGCGCAAACATGTTATGCTGCGTGCGGCGAAATGCCGTGTATGCAAAGCATACCTGGAGATAGGGAATGATGGTCAGATACGACTAGTGCTCCATGACATTTGATCTTAGCAGTTGAGTTATTTTGACGATATCTGATCGGCTGATACCTGACATTGAAACTTTAGAAGAGAACGGTTACAGAAAAAGAAACCTCCG
This genomic interval from bacterium contains the following:
- a CDS encoding methyltransferase domain-containing protein; its protein translation is MKRFHWDDAEYAEDFATLLRCYGERVYERQILREIFSVYPAESHAVDWGAGRGDLTSLLVEHFQHVYAVEPHPGMRAVIATRCPLAQVVDGTIMSTVLPTKVEVGLISHVFYHVSDYKWGAYTIHAANQLTENGILIVSLKTVDSGCNQMLEDFGAPCYDLYGGLARVIRLHPEFTFSFLRAPASITTTSFADTLKIARFMLCDRDADAFSRPPTEEEFQAYVRKHFWDERKGRGGWECANMLCCVRRNAVYAKHTWR